One window from the genome of Microbacterium sulfonylureivorans encodes:
- a CDS encoding fatty acid desaturase family protein: MAPGIIATKPRTEARSASEFTELAAIVRDSGLMRRRYVYYWTRLIAMPVVLAAGIIAFILIGDTWWQLFTAAGFAILFTQIAMLGHDAAHRQIFVSGRWNDWISLVLGDLLVGMSYGWWRHKHTRHHANPNKIDADPDIDLPVIAFTPQQVDAQRSPLARWIVAHQGVFFFPILLLEGLSLHASSVRRVMAREHVDRRWVEIGFLGMRLAGFVTLVFLVLSPGIAAVFLAVQLGLFGVYMGMAFAPNHKGMPLVPKDARLDFLTRQVVMSRNIRGPKALDIAMGGLNYQIEHHLFPSMPRPHLRRAAPIVAEYCENKGVPYTATGLWESYGIVVRYINRVGLGERDPFDCPLVAERRAI; this comes from the coding sequence ATGGCACCTGGAATCATCGCCACCAAGCCCCGGACCGAGGCGCGTTCGGCCAGCGAGTTCACCGAGCTCGCCGCCATCGTCCGCGACTCCGGCCTCATGCGCCGCCGGTACGTCTACTACTGGACGAGACTCATCGCGATGCCGGTCGTCCTCGCGGCCGGGATCATCGCGTTCATCCTGATCGGCGACACGTGGTGGCAGCTGTTCACCGCGGCCGGGTTCGCCATCCTGTTCACGCAGATCGCCATGCTCGGCCACGACGCGGCACACCGGCAGATCTTCGTCTCAGGACGCTGGAACGACTGGATCAGCCTCGTGCTCGGCGACCTGCTGGTCGGGATGAGCTACGGCTGGTGGAGGCACAAACACACCCGCCACCATGCCAATCCGAACAAGATCGACGCCGATCCAGACATCGACCTTCCCGTCATCGCGTTCACGCCGCAGCAGGTCGACGCCCAGCGGTCGCCGCTCGCGCGCTGGATCGTCGCGCATCAGGGCGTGTTCTTCTTCCCGATCCTGCTGCTCGAAGGGCTCTCGCTCCACGCGTCGAGCGTCCGACGGGTCATGGCCCGCGAGCATGTGGATCGGCGGTGGGTGGAGATCGGGTTCCTCGGAATGCGGCTGGCCGGATTCGTCACGCTCGTGTTCCTGGTGCTGTCTCCGGGGATCGCCGCGGTGTTCCTGGCGGTGCAGCTCGGCCTGTTCGGCGTCTACATGGGCATGGCCTTCGCCCCCAATCACAAGGGGATGCCCCTCGTGCCGAAGGACGCGCGCCTGGACTTCCTCACGCGCCAGGTCGTCATGAGCCGCAACATTCGCGGGCCGAAGGCTCTCGACATCGCGATGGGCGGACTCAACTACCAGATCGAGCACCACCTCTTCCCCTCGATGCCCCGGCCGCACCTGCGCCGTGCCGCGCCGATCGTGGCGGAGTACTGCGAGAACAAGGGGGTTCCCTACACGGCGACCGGGCTCTGGGAGTCGTATGGGATCGTCGTCCGGTACATCAATCGAGTCGGGCTGGGGGAGCGCGATCCGTTCGACTGCCCCCTCGTCGCCGAGCGTCGTGCGATCTAG